The genomic stretch agaacttgtggggtgatatcaaaaatgctgtttctgaagcaaaaccaagaaatgtgaatgaattgtggaatgttgttaaagaatcatggagtggaataacagctgagaggtgccacaagttggttgactccatgccacacagatgtcaagcagttttaaaaaactgtggtcatacaactaaatattagtttagtgattcacaggattgctaaatcccagaaaaaaaaaaagtttgagtttgttttgagttttgagtttgtacacccaaaggtagacactgctatttttttgaacacacccctttcaactaattgcccaattgcacagccttaagagcgtgcatatcatgaatgctgggtcttgtttgttttctgacaatctactgaacctactggtaacttgtttgccacgtagcaataaaaaatatactaaaaaccttgattattctggttagtcacattgtactgctattattttgaacaatactgtatactgtatagacagacagacagacagacagacagacagacagacagatagatagatagatagatagatagatagatagatagatagatagatagatagatagatagatagacacagacagacagatagacagacagatagacagacagatagatagatagatagatagatagatagatagatagatagatagatagatagatagatagatagatagatagatagatagatagatatactgtatagatagatagatagatagatagatagatagatagatagatagatagatagacacagacagatagatagatagacatagatagatagatagatagatagatagatagatagatagatagatagatagatagatagatagatagatagatagatagatagatagatagatagatagatagatagagacacagacagatagatagatagatagatagacagatagatagatagatagatagatagatagatagatagatagatagatagatagatagatacatacagacagacagacagacagacagatagatagatagatagatagatagatagatagatagatagatagatagatagatagatagatagatagatagatagatagatagatagatagagacacagacagacagatagatagacacagacggatagatagacagacagacaaacagatagatagatagatagatagatagatagatagatagatagatagatagatagatagagacacagacagatagatagatagatagatagatagatagatagatagatagatagatagatagatagatagatagatagatagatagatagacacatacagacagacagacagatagatagatagatagatagatagatagatagatagatagatagatagatagatagatagatagatagatagatagatagatagatatacagacagatagatagatagatagatagatagatagatagatagatagatagatagatagatagatagatagatagatagatagacagacagacagacagacagacagacagacagatagatagacagacagacagacagacagatagacagacagacagacagacagatagagtacagaccaaaagtttggacacaccttctcattcaaagagttttctttattttcatgactatgaaaattgtagattcacactgaaggcatcaaaactatgaattaacacatgtggaattatatacataacaaaaaagtgtgaaacaactgaaaatatgtcatattgtaggttcttcaaagtagccaccttctgctttgattactgctttgcacactcttggcattctcttgatgagcttcaagaggtagtcacctgaaatggtcttccaacagtcttgaaggagttccctgagagatgcttagcactacGGAAACATTTGGACACAACACTTTGAAAATTTATATCAAGAAATCCCACCAAAACAACTCAATGACAATTATGATCTGATCAAACAAAATCTACAAACTTATGAagacactattaaaaataatcaaaatccaCTTGACTTCCCAATTACATTTAAAGAATTGACAAACAAACTCAAAAGCCTAAAATGTAAGAAATCTTGTGGTCCTGACAGCATTCTAGGTGAAATGCTGAAACACAGCACACCTGAGCTTCAGACAGCTGTGCTCAAATTATTCAACACTGTTCTTAGTTCAGGCTGCTTTCCTGACATCTGGAGCCGAGGACTCATTACCCCTATTCACAAGAGTGGAGACAGATTGGACCCGAATAATTTCAGAGGCATCTGTGTGAGCAGTAATCTGGGGAAGTTATTTAGCAGTATTTTAAACCATAGAATGGTAAACTTCCTTAACGAGCACAATGTCCTGAGCCCAAGTCAGATTGGCTTCCTTCCAAATCACAGAACGACTGACCACATTTACACCCTACACACCCTAATCAATAAACACGTAAAACAGACCCAAAACggaaaaatatttgcatgctttgtcgatttcaaaaaagcatttgattctatTTGGCACGACGGATTATACTATAAACTTTTACAAAGTGGTGTAGGGGGTAAAGTTTTTGACATTATAAAATCAATGTATTCGAACAACAAATGTGCGATCCGAATTGGCAACAAACATACAGAATTCTTCACCCAGAAAAGAGGAGTGCGGCAGGGCTGTAGTCTGAGTCCAACTCTGTTCAACATTTACATCAATGAGTTAGCGGTGCAGCTGGAACAGTCTACAGCCCCTAGACTCTCTCTACAAGACAAGAACATCAAGCTATTGCTGTACGCAGATGATCTGGTGCTGCTGTCCTCCACCCCACAGGGACTACAGCAGCAGCTGGACCTGCTGGACAACTACTGCCAGAACTGGGCCCTGGCAGTAAACCTCAACAAGACCAACATTATGGTCTTCCAGAAGAAGCCCAGGTGTCAGGAACACAGACACCAGTTCAGTCTAGGCAGCACCGCTCTAGAACACACGATGCAGTACACTTACCTCGGTCTGACCCTCACTGCATCGGGGAGTTTCAGTTCGGCAGTGAATGCTCTCAAAGATAAAGCTCGAAGAGCTCTATATGCAATCAggaaaaaattccaaaatattGAAATACCGATTCCAATTTGGTGTAAAATCTTTGATAGTGTGCTTCAGCCCATAGCGCTGTATGGAAGTGAGGTTTGGGGTCCACTCAGTGATCAGAGCTACACTAGATGGGACAGACGTCCAACAGAAGCCCTACACACAGAATTCTGCAAAATGATTATAAAATTACAAAGAAGAACACCCAATAACGCATGTAGGGCAGAATTAGGCCGATTCCCATTGTTTATCAATATGCAAAAAAGATCCCTCAAATTCTGGATGCATCTGAAATCAAGTCCCACAGAATCGCTTCATTTTAAAGCGCTACAAACCCAAGAACTGAACCCTGAAAAGAGTCCACTCAGTCAGCTAGTTCTGAGACTTACTAACCTGACTAACTCTACTAACACTAACCAGTCTCAGACCAGCACTGCTTCtcaccaaaacatcaaaatcaaccaaaTTACCAAACTATCTAAAAATACATATCTGGAACATTGGGATCAAGAAActaaaacacaaagtaaattaCAATTCTATCGAACCCTAAAATCTGATTATGAATGTGAAGATTATCTCCAGAGTGtcaaagacacaaagcagagaCGGATCCTGACCAAGTACAGGCTCAGTGAGCACAGTCTAGCCATCGAGACGGGCAGACACCGAAAGAGCTGGTTACCCAGAGAGAGAAGAGTGTGTGCTCACTGTCAGACAGGAGAGATCGAGACAGAGACGCACTTCCTCCTGCACTGTCAGAAATACACCTCCATAAGAGAACTATACTTGAACAAATTCACAAATTTAATACAGAACTTTACAGCAATTAGTGAAacagaaaaattacaaataatattaggagagggacacacagcagcactggctgcGAGATACGTGTGGACGTGCCACAGCCTGAGAGACAGcaggtgaacgtgtgtgtgtgtgtgtgtgtgtgtgtctgaccctATTGTGCACCACAGTGACCCttagtatgtttgtgtatttctatGTAAGTTTAAGACTGTGGAATCAAACGTTCACACAAATgttataatttgttagtttaataTTATAAGATGTTATTATAATCAGTTCAATTACTGTGATGtccatttttttgttataatttattctatttcttctatatatgtacactaagctttggcaacattgtataatttacattcatgccaataaagcaatattgaattgaattgaattgaattgcttAGCACTatttggcccttttgccttctgtctgcggtccagctcacccctaaaccatctggattgggttcaggtccggtgactgtggaggccaggtgatctggcgcagcaccccatcactctccttcttgctcaaatagcccttgatgccatCAGTGTGACTATAATTTTCATAgtcaagaaaataaagaaaactctttgaatgagaaggtgtgtccaaacttttggtctgtactgtagataGATAGTTGGCTTTAGGTTGTGCATCAACCCTGTAACCACCATATTTctttaacaaaagaaaaattcCAAAATCCACTTGACTTCCATTttcatagttttttatttttatttaaatgcatggtTTAAATGCTGTAACTGGTCCTCAGTagtgtttcaatttttttttttttttttttttgggttttttttttgcaaaatgctgTTTGATGTCAACTAACAATGTTTATCTTGAGATTCCTCAATACAATTTCTCAACACTTAAACACATTTGTCTCATACAGGCTAAAAGAAATCTACTTTCAAGACCAACATTTATAAAAGGCACCCATTTCACAGAACGGACCAGCCCATCTCTCAAATAACAGTGGAAAACATGTAATGTACATTCATTCTTGATCATTTCCTGTAACGGCGAcagttttctttttctcattCATCTTATCACTCAAAGCAATGAAGCTGAGCCGCTGCACACCACATACTTTCTGTTCTGCTCTGTCATTTCCTCTAAACCACGTGCATATGTCCGCTTTCTACGCGCCGGCtcattaagaaacattttttccAGTGAATTAGCGGTTTACACTGGGTTCCTGGTTGCGTTCCTCAGGTTCTGATAGGCCTCAGATTTGAGGAACCTTGGGCAGGAGTCTTTCTCCATAAGTCTGTATATGTGCATCTCTGCTTCATCAAAACAAGTGAGGTCAGGCTTCACCAAGGATCTCTTGATCTTCTCACGAGTGTGATGGTCGATGTTTACCTGCGAAATTGTAACATTTACATCCATGACTGAAGTATATTTCTATAGTGACAGTGGTGTTTAGCTTGATAAGCGAATGGCAAATGCAAAAACTCTGGCTTGTTTTTCTTTTGATGCAGtactaatgcattttaaaaagttaatttatgatCTGCAAGGgcacatttatttttgaaaaaatttgGTGTCTTGCTCTCTAGGGTTTGAACCTACAACTTTTCAGTCACTATCCAAAATACCCTTCTCTGTCCCCCTCAATTAATAAGCATTACTATAGTGCAATGTTATTTCCATGCAGTGTAACTGTTTTGTAAGGCCCTACTCTTTAATGCTTTAATGAGTTCCCATACTGACCTCTTTTTGAGCCATGGGATGGAGAAACTCTTTGTAGATATCAGCTGCTTTGTTAGAGAGCTTGCCAGATGAAGTCATCCGCTTATATTCCCTGCAGGCAAGCCAAAATTCAATGTTCTCCTCACTAAACTCAGACTGGAGAAATGAACGAAAGGCATCCAGGTAGTCTGTTcagaaagaatacatttatttatatgcaaaaaaattataataattatatacatataaaaataaatgatatagaGGTGATTGGTAGGTGAGCTAACCTCTATTTTCAAGCAGATCCGCTAGCTTTGGCTCATGGTCTTGTCTTAAAAAGATGAAGAAATTTCAAGAAATTaatttcgtttttttattttcacacatCTTTTTCTAATCGTTTTATGAAGACTCCATGGAAATgtgtatttgaattttttttttttttttaagattagtgctatataaatatatatcagcTTATGCGTTCATTTTGGGCGATTCATAAATTGATGATTTCAGTGTTGAAATGTTccgtttaaagttaaaaatgtatgattaaaaaaaactcacTGATCATGAGAGTCTTCAGTATTTTTCTGAATCGAAACACATCTGATATTGTTTTTCTGCTTTTTCCTGCTCAACAGAACATGAATTAAAATCAACACTTTAATAAATGTCCATCTTTCAGtagattcaaaacaactgaacgcAGAGACGAGTAAAATTCACTTTACGTTTTGGGTTGTCTCTCTTTCCGAATGAGGTCCTTGAACTCGTAAATCCGACTCTTCGGGGAAAGCATTTTAGGCATCGTGGAGTGGCGGGAAATATTTCCTCAGGATGATCCTCTATGTGTTTCGTGTTTTTGACAGACTTTTCCCGTCTAGCGCCTGTATATACGCTCGACAGGCAGATGGAGAGGGATTTTGTCATACCTGAACATGTTCACACAAATCTCTGGATGCCATTGACACGACGAAGTCTTTAATCTGATCTCCGTGACTCATAAAACAGGCATATTCACACAAGTTTATTCTTGAATTGGAGACGTCGTGTAGTCTAATATTACGACGGTTCTCTTGTTGCTATGGCAAAGCAACAGTTGAagattatatataataacatttaggCCTTCGGTGAGATGTTTAAGACGGACATAATACgttaatattactatattttgGGTGAGTTGAACGGGATCTTGACGGTCTTCGAGCTGGgactcagacttttttttttttttttttgtaaagctaCTAACTTCTCTTTTCTTCATTTAATGAAAGATATAGAACATGACTCTAACGTCGACGcctatttcagttttttatgtACGAGAGCCGTCGTTCGGATGTTTCAAACGAGTGAAACATCCTGTTTATGTTGTAATAGAGATCTTCAGGAGATTTCACACTTCGTGTGCGGATGGACCTCGCCCACAGGCGAGCATACACCCAAACAACGAACACTTTCTTTGAGTTTCAGAGTCACACCAAACATCAACGGTGGGCTCGTTCATTGAGGCGTATTGTTAGTCATGTGGGAGTGGTAAGAATTTGATAACACTGTGAGCTTAACTACGCTGGGCTAATGTGCAAACATTGAGTTTAGCCGCATCTTTTCATCACGGTGGTTTGTTTTAATGATTAAAGATGAAGTGTGAGATGTCTGTGCCTCTAGTGccactaaaataatatttattgttagtGTTTTAAAATGATACTAACACTATTGTATTAAACTAtgctaatctaatctaaaataaaagcaatcgttttattgtaaaataaaaacaatggttGACACtgtgcacatttaaaaataagtatCATAGTCTAAcaattgttattaatttttaaatatttgaacagtatgatatatatgaattaaagaatcaattaacaaatataataattataaatagagTAACAAAATAATTAGTGGGaattagtatttaaaatatagGGTGGTATATTGTAAATATGTCAGCAAATGCATATTTTGCTTCTTCTCTATATTGTATAACTTCTGCTTTATGTTGTTTAAACACCAGGTGGCATACAATGCAAAGAAACCACTCACAAGgcacaaacattttatttggtCTTAAACTGTGCAAACAACCACCAAGGGTGTGTCCTTATCAGTTTTGTGATGGTAAAACACTGGAATGTGGAAATTGCAGAATGGAAAACATGTGAAGGCTATTTGAATAGAAACAACAATTAATTGTTAATGGCTGCAGAAATGAATGCTTCTGAAAATGATGATATATCTTTTAAAACTCGTCGCAAAAGCTGCTGTGCTAAACATAATGTGTATTCAGATTTGTTGTgtaaaatttgaaaaatgcaaaatattCCTCATAAATAGGAAGTGGAATTTGACCAGTTGCAATATGCACTACAAGGTAAAACAGTTTGCTGATAACTGAAGAGAGGGTTTTTAAACTTTCTCTATTGGTAATGGCATTTTAACCAATATATGTTTTCTGGAAAACACCACAGTGGAGTTCTGCGTAAGTCAGAGTTTGTAGAGGAGGGTTTTCTAAGCGATACGGTTCATAGCATGTGACTCCTTTGTCCAAGTCACTGATTAGTTTCGGGTTTTCACGAATCCATTTTGCGATACCCATAATGCTAAAACTGCAATTCCATTTGTTGCCGCTAAGAGAGAGGTCCTTTAGCACCATTAGGTGTGCAAAAACATCTCCTGGGAGATACCTCAGATGGTTGTGGTTCAGGTCTAGAATTTCAAGTCTGGAGGTGTTGCCGAAGATTGCCGATGGGAGAGACTCAAGCTTGTTCTCATTAAGCATCAGAATTTGAAGGCTATTCAAGTTGGAGAAAAGCTCTGGGTCCAGTTCCCGAAGGTTGTTGTTCCTCAGAGACAGTTTCTTCAGGTTGGGCAGGCAACAGAAGAGGCTTTTTGGTAGCGAGGTCaacttgttgttgttgtataaatTGAGAGTCCGTAGGTTGGTCATGTTAGTAAAAAGGTTCCAAGGGACAGTGGATAGATTGGTTTCATAGAGAAACAGATCTTGGAGTCTCGGCATGTGTCCCATTAGCTGGTAAGGTAGAGATATCAAGGGGTTCTTGTAGAGGGTTAGCTTGGTCAGGTTGGGTAAGTAGTAGAAGCTCTTGGCTGGAATATACTGGAGTTGGTTGCCCGACATTGAAAGGGTGAGCAGGGATGGCAAGTGCCAGAAAAGACGTGGAGGAATCTCTCGGATCTGGTTCTTCTGTAGCATTAGCACCAACAGGTTGCTTAAATGGTCAAAGGAACCACTTTCTAGAGTCTCCAACTGGTTGGACGAGAGCACCAGAGATTTGAGTTGCCGGAGGTTGTGGAAAAGGGTCTTCGGGAGGTTCCTCAGTTGGTTATCAGCTAAGTTTAGGTAATTCAGCTTGGTCAATCTCTGGAAGACGTCGGCGTCCAGCTGCGAAAGGCGGTTCTTGCTCAGATTTAGTTCGGTTAGGTTGACCACCGCCTCAAAGAGTTCTGAACTAATGGAAGCTATTCGGTTACCATCTAGCTGCAGCTCCTCCAAGTTACTCAACTCATGAAACACCTTGGGTGGGAGGAAAGAAGTGCATTTGAAGAGAGCTTGATGGACCGAAGCTGTGGAGCACCATGGAAGGCTTCTGGTTGGATGATGTCAAGAGCGCTATGCGTGATCATCAGTCGTATCAGAAGAGAGAACGGCTGAAAACTTCTGTCTTTGAGGACCTTTATGTTTGTGTCGTTTAGCAGGAGTAGGACGGTTGCAGCTGGGTTGAGAGGGGGTATGTCAGTAATGTCCCCAGTGCATTCTGCAGAACCCCTAATGTCACAAATGCACCCATCGGGACAACGGGCACCGAGGGTGAGCAAAGGCAGAAGTTGAAGTAGAACAAATGTGAACCACATACTCTCAAACTGGGGAACAAATACACGCAAATGTCATTATAAAAGTCATCATTTTCAATTTTGAAATTGTAGCATGTACAATAAAAATAAGCTGtaatattgaaaacattaaataaaactgaTCATGCTTTAAAGGgatttactttgtttattgagtttttctttttcacccaacgagcataatattgatactgataaatgcagggcacaagactctggctttctccgtcgtctttgaagctcttatgaaataacacgagagaaaatactgtcaagttcaacagtatgatgaataaatattactggtaacactttacaataagatgccatttgttaacattaatgtattaacaaaCATGAATGAACAGTGAACAATagatttattacacaatttattaatctttgttaatgttaataaaaatcgagttattcaatgttcatgttcatagtacattaatgtttacaaacacaacttgtgattttaacaatgcattagtaaatgctgaaattaacatgaacgaagattaataaatgctgagtttaatgtagcaatgtggtcgctcagtttttcaagatccgttttaatcgtgtaactgttcatagatttgaacaaagaaagaaatgaagtgTTACTACGCAGAGGccgtattgattgcaaatacaaaaataagaccaGTAAAGAAAACgcagtacttattaaaataatcaccctttacttaagtatttgaacacagaaaaccgctgttaaTAGGTGATATAATATTTACCagtctatgactagtaaaataataacaacttacTCTGATGGACACTACGCAGAGTAGCTGCTAGTGCTGTgtcttcttcttgtgtgacaggtgtcagagTTAAGGCACGATACTGCCACCTGGGCACTCAACCAGGTACTGTTAccaagtatttacatgtggtgtcaCCATAACCCCTCATTAacccctcatttacactgaacac from Carassius gibelio isolate Cgi1373 ecotype wild population from Czech Republic chromosome A22, carGib1.2-hapl.c, whole genome shotgun sequence encodes the following:
- the LOC127943049 gene encoding regulator of G-protein signaling 21-like, which produces MPKMLSPKSRIYEFKDLIRKERQPKTKKQKNNIRCVSIQKNTEDSHDQQDHEPKLADLLENRDYLDAFRSFLQSEFSEENIEFWLACREYKRMTSSGKLSNKAADIYKEFLHPMAQKEVNIDHHTREKIKRSLVKPDLTCFDEAEMHIYRLMEKDSCPRFLKSEAYQNLRNATRNPV
- the LOC127943047 gene encoding LOW QUALITY PROTEIN: platelet glycoprotein V-like (The sequence of the model RefSeq protein was modified relative to this genomic sequence to represent the inferred CDS: inserted 1 base in 1 codon); its protein translation is MWFTFVLLQLLPLLTLGARCPDGCICDIRGSAECTGDITDIPPLNPAATVLLLLNDTNIKVLKDRSFQPFSLLIRLMITHSALDIIQPEAFHGAPQLRSIKLSSNAXSFLPPKVFHELSNLEELQLDGNRIASISSELFEAVVNLTELNLSKNRLSQLDADVFQRLTKLNYLNLADNQLRNLPKTLFHNLRQLKSLVLSSNQLETLESGSFDHLSNLLVLMLQKNQIREIPPRLFWHLPSLLTLSMSGNQLQYIPAKSFYYLPNLTKLTLYKNPLISLPYQLMGHMPRLQDLFLYETNLSTVPWNLFTNMTNLRTLNLYNNNKLTSLPKSLFCCLPNLKKLSLRNNNLRELDPELFSNLNSLQILMLNENKLESLPSAIFGNTSRLEILDLNHNHLRYLPGDVFAHLMVLKDLSLSGNKWNCSFSIMGIAKWIRENPKLISDLDKGVTCYEPYRLENPPLQTLTYAELHCGVFQKTYIG